In the genome of Halapricum salinum, one region contains:
- a CDS encoding DNA double-strand break repair nuclease NurA — protein MDTNALSIVEDIFDHIDTNIPRDVTPQANYARRLFEHLSQDGGRVTTLGDPTYQKTRIDELGTWTGDPWGTPTYGLDASTTRPLEFNNGLIVDTAYAKLGVAGADTDKRIEETGTVETVVYLADSESTLHAEQFEADRVTGEVVQFPPTDRSATLSKSVASAAQGLAESTHAATHVDDLDGLLFIDGAVYPLGILYWVLLDQVGRTTPAGAWNKPDEIIRNYIDVIDTQYEHGYPVIGVVKTSTISQLLDALDAKLAANHVTNDHGGQLDVPWTRDHQFVAEVLRDDSLEHLTYTSWFVHKQAPVDGQSFELLEPYSDNLSHGDPEDYRRAFFYVRLPKTGDVLRVETPRLMINDEQTRNQIQYKVLKEIAQTQDVPQAVGRADRIARISRDNRDTIRDFLTTADYAHDYNWDGRWNDIEQAPDTQLQ, from the coding sequence ATGGACACGAACGCACTCAGCATCGTCGAAGACATCTTCGACCACATCGACACGAACATTCCGCGCGATGTCACCCCACAAGCCAACTACGCCCGCCGGCTCTTCGAGCACCTCTCACAGGACGGTGGACGCGTCACCACACTCGGTGACCCGACCTACCAGAAGACGCGGATCGACGAACTCGGCACGTGGACCGGCGACCCGTGGGGGACACCGACCTATGGGCTCGATGCCAGCACCACTCGCCCGTTGGAGTTCAACAACGGACTCATCGTGGACACCGCGTACGCCAAGCTCGGCGTCGCCGGCGCTGACACCGATAAGCGAATCGAGGAGACCGGCACTGTCGAAACGGTCGTGTACCTCGCAGACAGCGAAAGCACGCTCCACGCCGAACAGTTCGAAGCCGATCGCGTCACCGGCGAAGTCGTGCAGTTCCCACCGACAGATCGCTCTGCGACTCTCTCAAAGTCAGTTGCCAGCGCCGCGCAAGGCCTTGCAGAGAGTACTCACGCCGCGACTCACGTTGACGATCTTGATGGCTTACTGTTCATCGACGGTGCAGTCTACCCGCTTGGCATCCTCTACTGGGTTCTTCTTGACCAAGTCGGCCGCACTACACCCGCCGGCGCATGGAACAAGCCCGACGAGATCATTCGGAACTATATCGACGTCATCGACACCCAGTACGAACACGGGTATCCAGTCATCGGCGTCGTGAAGACCTCCACGATCAGTCAACTCCTCGATGCCCTGGACGCGAAACTCGCCGCGAATCACGTGACGAACGACCACGGTGGGCAGCTCGATGTCCCGTGGACACGCGACCATCAGTTCGTCGCCGAAGTGTTACGCGACGACAGCCTCGAACACCTCACGTACACGTCATGGTTTGTCCACAAGCAAGCCCCTGTTGACGGCCAATCGTTCGAACTCCTAGAACCGTACAGCGACAACCTATCACACGGAGACCCCGAAGACTACCGACGAGCGTTCTTCTACGTCCGACTCCCGAAAACCGGTGACGTACTCCGCGTGGAAACACCGCGGCTCATGATCAACGACGAACAGACCCGCAACCAGATCCAGTACAAAGTCCTGAAAGAGATTGCGCAGACCCAGGACGTCCCACAGGCCGTCGGGCGCGCCGACCGGATCGCCCGGATCAGCCGTGACAACCGGGACACAATCCGGGACTTCCTCACGACCGCCGACTACGCCCACGACTACAACTGGGACGGCCGCTGGAACGACATCGAACAAGCACCCGACACCCAACTCCAATAA
- a CDS encoding AAA family ATPase, with protein MKIKALTLQNIRSYEDQTVEFPDGTILIRGDNGAGKTSLLMGIFGGLFLSKIRNVGTNDFNLDDLVRRGEDKGVVELVFEIDGTEFTVTWELYTTSTQNSATLDSESFSDPVTGIEDVREEVIGLLGMDEDDFSSSVYVKQGEIDRLIEAGDRAEMIDSLLGLDELDEHIERMKAARRGAGRVQDQNKTSRENYQEDLDNIGKTESEYEDEIHSLTDDIANLEADIEEIEEFIDELKNHRTSIKSDIEDHEDLRERKDEKQERIKETRSKRADQQSNIDKSETTIEEAQDEIGTLESDIEALDTEVEYDLNSEESAADANEAVQESFLEATTERNDCENDLQNAQQELDRLEDDLSEAKTEREDLIEKRDDLQSDFDDATDRLTDAEAERESLTAERNESVAAFLPAVADGDEVTDDHEEAVEARLAELRDEREDVTATKREVTTKRNRAEEDLETARAELETATDDFEEAESDLGTVQSELATAEDDLTAAEAEFEGRVETLADQASEFDVEVTAENLDELRDTVVPELIEDTNADLNDIGNAIAEHRNDKQRYEEDLAEIKELGEQDKCPKCGKTVEDAHIESEVEELEASIAAVQEAVEDSQKTEAGLQSRKDELQAFREGLLDTITYRDETLATVRDEVESLRDDADELQSRIEELEDTIQDHESTIADLEANIDDLEEQEGRLDAELSEVNDAIETGEDVLDAFEQVADQQETVANLEDEISDIERDIEDINDDLADVEEEIEGLEDDIEEQETVVGDCEAALEAAEERVEDVEAVQETVEDAVGKYDTIRELRTTIEQEQQAIQHARDRIDDLNGQIARLQDEKEDIEEQLGDEDVEDLREDLERVNTRIEQRQETRDEYQQDLQETRDERTRLEAELESLRETKAQIELYEDKEQWAKEVYDELDAVISVYESTKSDLREQYLAYINEYTNDIFKEIYKNSSYQQVIIEETYDDRRDSYEYDIRLLRDDGTTEDPSNASGGERAIVNLALRAGIYKLIAELHGGNRGQLPPFILDEPTTFLDEGHVGQLEQMLTTIKEWDVPQIIVVSHDEALIHGADHECHVTIDESDNTSQITMRTAGAD; from the coding sequence ATGAAGATCAAGGCACTTACGCTGCAGAATATCCGGAGTTACGAGGATCAAACAGTCGAATTCCCCGATGGAACTATCCTCATTCGAGGCGACAACGGTGCCGGGAAAACCTCCCTCTTGATGGGGATCTTCGGCGGGCTGTTCCTCTCGAAGATTCGGAACGTCGGAACGAACGATTTCAATCTCGATGATTTAGTCCGGCGCGGTGAAGACAAGGGTGTCGTAGAACTGGTCTTCGAGATTGACGGGACAGAGTTCACGGTGACCTGGGAGTTGTACACGACGAGTACCCAGAACAGTGCGACGTTGGACTCCGAGTCGTTCTCGGATCCAGTAACCGGTATCGAAGACGTCCGGGAAGAGGTGATTGGGTTACTTGGGATGGATGAAGACGACTTCTCCAGCTCTGTCTACGTCAAGCAAGGCGAAATCGACCGTCTCATCGAAGCAGGTGATCGCGCGGAGATGATCGACAGCCTCCTCGGATTAGATGAACTTGACGAGCACATCGAACGGATGAAGGCGGCACGCCGCGGTGCCGGTCGCGTCCAAGACCAGAACAAAACGAGTCGGGAGAACTACCAAGAGGACCTCGATAACATCGGAAAAACGGAATCTGAGTACGAAGACGAGATCCACTCGCTCACCGACGACATCGCCAACCTGGAAGCAGACATCGAGGAAATCGAGGAGTTCATTGACGAGCTGAAAAACCACCGAACCAGCATCAAGAGCGACATCGAGGACCACGAAGACCTGCGGGAACGCAAGGACGAGAAGCAAGAACGGATCAAGGAGACAAGATCGAAGCGGGCTGATCAACAGTCCAACATCGACAAGAGTGAGACCACCATCGAGGAGGCACAGGACGAGATCGGCACGCTCGAAAGTGACATCGAAGCCCTCGATACAGAGGTCGAGTACGACCTGAATTCTGAAGAGAGCGCAGCGGACGCGAACGAGGCCGTGCAGGAATCCTTCTTAGAGGCGACAACGGAACGCAACGATTGCGAGAACGACCTTCAGAACGCCCAGCAAGAACTGGACCGCCTCGAAGACGACCTCTCTGAGGCCAAGACCGAGCGTGAGGATCTCATAGAGAAGCGTGACGACCTGCAGTCGGATTTCGACGACGCTACTGACCGTCTCACCGACGCGGAAGCAGAACGCGAATCGCTCACGGCTGAGCGGAACGAGAGCGTGGCTGCGTTCCTCCCCGCGGTTGCTGATGGGGACGAGGTCACAGATGACCACGAGGAGGCGGTCGAGGCGCGGCTTGCAGAGCTCCGCGACGAGCGAGAAGACGTAACCGCGACCAAGCGGGAAGTCACGACGAAGCGCAACCGTGCCGAAGAGGACCTCGAAACAGCGCGTGCGGAACTGGAGACGGCAACTGATGACTTCGAGGAAGCAGAGTCCGACCTCGGAACGGTGCAGTCCGAACTGGCAACTGCTGAAGATGATCTTACGGCTGCCGAAGCGGAGTTCGAAGGACGTGTCGAGACGCTCGCGGACCAAGCCTCCGAGTTCGATGTGGAGGTCACAGCTGAGAACTTAGACGAGCTTCGTGACACGGTGGTCCCGGAACTCATTGAGGACACCAATGCGGACCTGAACGACATCGGGAACGCCATCGCTGAACATCGAAACGACAAGCAGCGTTACGAAGAGGACCTCGCGGAGATCAAGGAACTCGGTGAGCAGGATAAGTGCCCGAAGTGTGGGAAGACTGTTGAGGACGCACACATCGAGAGTGAGGTTGAGGAGTTGGAAGCTTCGATTGCCGCTGTACAGGAGGCTGTGGAAGACTCCCAAAAGACTGAGGCGGGCCTGCAGTCACGGAAAGATGAGTTGCAGGCGTTCCGTGAGGGCTTGCTGGACACGATCACCTATCGTGACGAGACGCTGGCAACGGTACGAGACGAGGTGGAATCCCTTCGTGACGACGCGGACGAGCTGCAGTCCCGTATTGAGGAGTTGGAGGACACTATCCAGGACCACGAATCCACTATCGCAGACTTAGAGGCAAACATCGATGACCTCGAAGAGCAGGAAGGAAGGCTCGATGCGGAACTCTCTGAGGTCAACGACGCCATCGAGACTGGGGAAGATGTCTTAGACGCGTTCGAGCAGGTGGCTGACCAGCAAGAAACGGTGGCCAATCTCGAAGACGAGATTAGCGATATCGAGAGAGACATCGAGGACATCAACGACGATCTCGCGGACGTTGAAGAGGAAATCGAGGGACTGGAAGACGATATTGAAGAACAGGAGACTGTCGTTGGCGACTGTGAGGCCGCGCTTGAAGCTGCCGAGGAGCGCGTCGAAGACGTCGAAGCTGTTCAGGAAACCGTTGAAGACGCGGTTGGGAAGTACGATACGATCAGGGAGTTACGGACGACGATTGAGCAAGAACAGCAAGCCATCCAGCACGCTCGTGATCGGATTGACGACCTGAACGGTCAGATCGCTCGCCTCCAAGACGAAAAGGAAGACATCGAGGAGCAACTCGGCGACGAAGACGTCGAAGACCTGCGTGAGGACCTGGAGCGCGTCAACACTCGGATTGAGCAGCGCCAGGAGACGCGTGACGAGTACCAACAGGACCTACAGGAGACACGTGACGAGCGCACACGGCTCGAAGCGGAGCTTGAATCATTGCGTGAGACGAAGGCGCAGATCGAACTGTATGAGGACAAAGAGCAGTGGGCAAAGGAGGTTTACGACGAACTTGATGCGGTCATCTCGGTCTACGAAAGCACGAAATCCGATCTCCGCGAGCAGTACCTCGCCTACATCAACGAGTACACGAACGACATCTTCAAAGAGATATACAAGAACAGTAGCTACCAGCAGGTCATCATCGAGGAGACGTACGACGACCGGCGAGACAGCTACGAGTACGACATTCGGCTGCTCCGTGACGACGGGACAACCGAAGACCCGAGCAACGCGAGCGGCGGCGAGCGCGCAATCGTGAACCTCGCGCTACGCGCCGGGATCTACAAACTCATCGCCGAACTGCACGGTGGGAACCGCGGGCAACTCCCACCGTTCATTCTTGACGAGCCGACGACGTTTCTGGACGAAGGACACGTCGGGCAACTCGAACAAATGCTGACGACCATCAAGGAGTGGGATGTCCCGCAGATCATCGTTGTCTCCCACGATGAAGCCCTCATCCACGGGGCCGATCACGAATGCCACGTGACCATCGACGAGTCGGACAACACGAGTCAGATCACGATGCGTACCGCGGGGGCTGATTGA
- a CDS encoding DNA repair exonuclease — protein MTKILHLSDTHLGNRQYGSDTRRDDFTRAFEAAIDQALEENVDAVIHTGDLFHRRTPSLPIVTDCIEILRELADEDIPFYGIVGNHDRKMDQQWLDLIRETGTAQRLDQTPTMVNDDVALYGIDAVTKPAWHAADFTLEEPPNPDAFRLLGMHQLFEPLVPEFYADHDLTEVLERVGIDIDALALGDYHKTESRIVDDVPAWYAGSTERCATDEIEPRTVSLLEIEDGDLERRELEIDTREFESIRIEFDDNDSHGYARDELDRHQLDGKVAIVTLTGERTPVTSSDVYDIAIDKGAAVCKVDDSRGRRQLDLDGGPQGDIQSADKLIEEKLADQNLSDIATDVEARVRTDDDLAQTAIDDTMEALIKDAQADAFDERDTKPDLDEADTEVSEE, from the coding sequence ATGACCAAGATCCTCCATCTAAGTGATACGCATCTCGGAAATCGACAATACGGAAGCGACACTCGCAGGGACGACTTCACACGCGCTTTCGAGGCCGCCATTGACCAAGCACTCGAAGAGAACGTCGATGCAGTCATTCATACAGGCGATCTGTTCCATCGCCGAACGCCGTCACTCCCTATCGTCACAGACTGTATCGAGATCCTCAGAGAACTCGCTGATGAGGATATCCCGTTCTACGGGATTGTCGGGAACCACGACCGGAAAATGGATCAACAGTGGCTCGATCTCATCCGCGAGACAGGAACTGCACAGCGTCTTGACCAGACACCGACGATGGTGAACGATGACGTCGCCCTCTACGGGATCGACGCCGTCACCAAACCCGCCTGGCACGCAGCAGACTTCACACTCGAAGAGCCACCGAACCCTGACGCATTCCGATTGCTGGGCATGCACCAACTCTTCGAGCCACTTGTGCCCGAGTTCTACGCAGACCACGACCTGACCGAGGTTCTTGAACGGGTGGGTATCGACATTGACGCGCTCGCGCTCGGGGACTACCACAAGACTGAGAGCCGCATCGTCGATGACGTTCCAGCGTGGTATGCCGGGTCAACCGAGCGCTGTGCGACAGACGAAATCGAACCCCGAACCGTCTCCCTCCTCGAAATTGAAGACGGAGATCTTGAACGACGGGAACTCGAAATCGACACCCGGGAGTTCGAGTCGATCCGTATCGAATTCGATGACAATGATAGTCACGGGTACGCCCGCGATGAACTTGACCGGCATCAGCTTGATGGCAAAGTCGCCATTGTGACGCTCACTGGTGAGCGGACACCCGTCACATCAAGCGACGTGTACGACATAGCGATAGACAAGGGTGCGGCGGTCTGCAAGGTGGATGACAGTCGCGGCCGCAGACAACTCGATCTGGATGGTGGGCCGCAAGGAGACATCCAGAGCGCCGATAAACTCATCGAGGAGAAGCTTGCCGACCAGAATCTGAGTGACATCGCTACTGATGTCGAAGCACGAGTTCGGACAGACGACGATCTCGCACAGACAGCTATCGACGACACCATGGAAGCACTGATCAAGGACGCCCAAGCGGACGCCTTCGACGAGCGTGACACTAAGCCCGATCTCGATGAGGCGGACACGGAGGTGAGCGAAGAATGA
- a CDS encoding phospholipase D-like domain-containing protein, translating to MDELTANISFDRFADMPEFYGSGAAEYRLAMVKERADFLDLFAGARHVDAVTYAETPDLMVKMLTEYDIGSLDVLIGNAEDYADQVSEVSTARSLVRLRQDDRLTIRLKNRKTVHSKIYRIVMPDDTVKLVQGSANLSRNSWEYHTNQISVITTDVGTELDEEFERFIDEYRDGYSDQTLLEGLVEALEEADSAEERENRIEYWVGAGDLDVSDNAALNQDAVEDLKDVADQVTAVVDDPEEAEETVAFVEDPENADRNVIEPEDSSDEDDSPNAPDEDESPDVGLVESDHETGLTDGLDRPRVRAPDEKIRMGTSKVDKDTADEFGAGLRDRGATVEDHSITAPLSAYNNQVKESTSIPTMSVLPEAEQVVIGEDDEMILVATDEPTPEVLDHCLKTIEDYIETVQNHGHTQSETAVMAQMYEAFLYGFWAPFANQYAEALSSPSRTLDNVLQHLYIEGKSDAGKDKLTEYILRLVSDNTVISGVDADDVGVKEVRGVREWDTCFPYAIIDAEKEKIQRWSPIRNYWGDWTPTSVDQPCLIFTTNDALPKSEFRNRMKILSMDVSFPSNPEDPGFRIAQEDLSGVLERQNPIFSYVARRMLTEQPWTDGNGTIEDVRRIVREFYNEAGREQPEYFPADEPAEKTYDTGRLKWQRDIQGGRVTFESEPNAITADFDREEYEVYDYEKRLPKRFMSEKSSTSVYIGAPEEFAEWIGYSVPDLLNGAAETGTDTEQSATTENESDTDDSGGFLSRLFGD from the coding sequence ATGGACGAACTGACAGCGAATATCTCGTTCGACCGATTCGCAGATATGCCGGAATTCTACGGCTCCGGTGCTGCAGAATACCGTCTGGCGATGGTGAAAGAGCGCGCTGACTTTCTTGATCTGTTCGCAGGCGCTCGTCACGTGGATGCCGTGACGTACGCGGAAACGCCCGATCTGATGGTGAAGATGCTGACCGAGTACGACATTGGTTCACTGGACGTACTCATCGGGAACGCCGAAGACTACGCTGACCAGGTGAGCGAAGTATCGACAGCGAGGTCGCTCGTGCGACTGCGACAGGACGACCGACTCACGATTCGATTGAAGAACCGGAAGACAGTCCACTCGAAGATTTACCGAATCGTGATGCCGGACGACACGGTGAAGCTCGTCCAAGGGTCAGCGAACCTCTCACGGAACTCTTGGGAGTACCACACGAACCAGATCTCCGTCATTACGACCGATGTCGGGACCGAACTGGACGAGGAGTTCGAGCGGTTCATCGACGAGTACCGTGACGGGTACAGCGACCAGACACTCCTCGAAGGGCTTGTTGAAGCACTGGAGGAGGCCGATTCAGCGGAAGAGCGGGAGAACCGTATCGAGTACTGGGTTGGTGCGGGTGACCTTGACGTGAGCGACAATGCTGCCCTGAATCAGGACGCCGTCGAGGACCTGAAAGACGTCGCTGATCAGGTTACCGCCGTCGTTGACGACCCTGAGGAGGCCGAGGAGACAGTCGCGTTTGTCGAAGACCCTGAGAACGCCGACCGCAACGTCATCGAACCAGAGGACTCCTCGGACGAGGACGACTCACCCAATGCTCCGGACGAGGACGAGTCTCCGGATGTCGGACTCGTTGAGTCAGATCACGAGACGGGGTTGACGGATGGACTCGACCGGCCGCGGGTTCGTGCGCCCGACGAGAAGATACGGATGGGAACCAGCAAGGTGGACAAAGACACTGCCGACGAGTTCGGGGCCGGGCTCCGCGACCGTGGCGCGACCGTTGAGGACCACAGCATCACCGCGCCGCTGAGCGCGTACAACAACCAGGTCAAGGAATCGACGTCCATCCCGACGATGTCCGTCCTCCCAGAGGCAGAGCAAGTCGTGATCGGTGAGGACGACGAGATGATTCTCGTCGCCACCGACGAGCCGACCCCCGAAGTCCTGGATCATTGCCTCAAAACCATCGAAGACTACATCGAGACCGTCCAGAACCACGGTCACACGCAATCCGAGACCGCAGTGATGGCGCAGATGTACGAGGCGTTCCTCTACGGGTTCTGGGCCCCGTTCGCCAACCAGTACGCCGAGGCACTGTCGTCACCGTCACGGACGCTGGACAACGTCCTGCAGCACCTCTATATCGAAGGGAAGAGCGACGCGGGGAAGGACAAACTCACCGAGTACATCCTGCGACTCGTCTCCGACAACACGGTCATCTCCGGGGTAGACGCAGACGACGTCGGCGTCAAGGAAGTCCGCGGCGTCCGCGAGTGGGACACGTGCTTCCCCTACGCCATCATCGACGCGGAGAAAGAGAAGATCCAGCGATGGAGCCCGATCCGAAACTACTGGGGGGACTGGACGCCCACCAGCGTCGATCAGCCGTGCCTTATCTTCACGACCAACGACGCACTCCCAAAATCCGAGTTCCGAAACCGAATGAAAATCCTGAGCATGGACGTCTCCTTCCCCTCCAACCCGGAAGATCCAGGGTTCCGCATAGCACAAGAAGACCTGTCGGGCGTGCTGGAACGGCAAAACCCGATCTTCAGTTACGTGGCCCGCCGCATGCTCACCGAACAACCGTGGACAGACGGGAACGGCACGATCGAAGACGTCCGCCGGATTGTCCGCGAATTCTACAACGAAGCCGGTCGAGAGCAGCCCGAGTACTTCCCCGCCGATGAGCCAGCCGAGAAGACGTACGACACAGGGCGGTTGAAGTGGCAGCGCGACATTCAGGGCGGCCGTGTCACGTTCGAATCGGAGCCGAATGCCATCACAGCTGACTTCGACCGCGAAGAATACGAGGTGTACGACTACGAGAAACGTCTCCCCAAACGATTCATGTCCGAGAAATCCTCCACGAGCGTCTACATCGGCGCACCTGAAGAATTCGCAGAGTGGATCGGATACTCTGTCCCCGACCTGTTGAACGGGGCAGCCGAAACCGGCACGGACACCGAGCAGTCAGCCACCACGGAAAACGAGTCGGATACGGACGACTCCGGAGGATTCCTATCCCGGTTGTTCGGGGACTAG
- a CDS encoding winged helix-turn-helix transcriptional regulator, with amino-acid sequence MLTKAGLAILDVLSSGADATAQELAAETGYSRKQVYRVVDDLLDKGVLDESRAQHNQRVLRASDDPIVEAYRDLTSNLGHVDWADLLSPATIQVCWYLDEPRRITTIADRLGITRQAVHKALSPLKNRAMLAPAGPEYALADDLHPLLEFANTVVRHGHRNRVRRLAPSATIAWYDPKRALVQVQTSEDTEKLQNADDWDVTGLAEFQAYGLQFFLAGEPAFWYAPDDDLTLADIVCHTLVLNTDSRRVSYAMLLIEQERIEQETLTETATWYGLDSMIPRMYRLIDEGTDAADEMEAGSPLPGAQEYAALKDQYGVA; translated from the coding sequence ATGCTTACGAAGGCCGGGCTCGCTATTCTAGACGTGCTAAGTTCCGGGGCGGACGCAACCGCACAAGAGCTGGCCGCAGAAACCGGGTATAGTCGCAAGCAGGTCTACCGCGTCGTTGACGACTTACTCGACAAAGGGGTACTGGACGAGTCCAGAGCGCAGCACAATCAGCGTGTCCTGCGCGCCTCTGATGATCCGATTGTCGAAGCGTACCGGGACCTGACATCGAACCTCGGGCACGTGGACTGGGCGGACCTCCTCTCACCGGCCACGATACAGGTCTGCTGGTACCTTGATGAACCACGCCGCATCACCACGATCGCTGACCGATTAGGAATTACGCGACAGGCTGTCCACAAGGCGTTATCCCCGTTGAAGAACCGAGCGATGCTCGCTCCCGCCGGCCCAGAGTACGCACTCGCCGACGACCTTCACCCCTTACTCGAATTCGCCAACACCGTCGTCAGGCATGGCCACCGCAACCGTGTTCGGCGACTCGCGCCCAGTGCCACAATTGCGTGGTATGACCCGAAACGCGCGCTCGTCCAAGTACAAACCTCCGAAGACACGGAGAAACTCCAGAACGCCGACGACTGGGATGTGACTGGGTTAGCGGAATTCCAGGCGTACGGCCTGCAGTTCTTCCTTGCAGGGGAACCCGCTTTCTGGTACGCGCCAGACGACGATCTCACTCTTGCAGACATCGTTTGCCATACGCTCGTCCTCAACACTGACTCCCGACGCGTGAGCTACGCGATGCTGCTCATCGAACAGGAACGAATCGAACAGGAAACACTCACCGAGACTGCGACCTGGTACGGTCTGGACTCAATGATACCCCGGATGTATCGTCTTATAGACGAAGGCACCGACGCCGCCGATGAGATGGAGGCGGGAAGTCCCTTGCCGGGGGCTCAAGAATACGCGGCGCTGAAAGACCAGTATGGAGTCGCATAA
- a CDS encoding single stranded DNA-binding domain-containing protein yields the protein MRTHTTRLTGVVAALVVLSAFAGCSALGGGSGSGCGPGDSKIENLEPGTTGVSVEGEVVETSQVSFAIDDGTGKAFIMPASGSHAVEEGDCVTIDGRAQSGGMGGPADISIIGQNVTSA from the coding sequence ATGCGGACACACACGACGCGACTCACAGGAGTCGTCGCTGCATTGGTCGTCCTCTCCGCATTCGCGGGCTGCTCCGCTCTGGGTGGGGGCAGTGGGTCCGGCTGTGGACCTGGGGACTCGAAAATAGAGAATCTCGAACCGGGAACCACCGGCGTCTCGGTCGAAGGTGAAGTCGTCGAAACGAGCCAAGTGTCGTTCGCGATCGACGACGGGACTGGCAAGGCATTCATCATGCCAGCGTCAGGCTCACACGCTGTCGAAGAGGGTGACTGCGTCACTATCGACGGCCGAGCCCAATCGGGTGGCATGGGCGGACCCGCCGATATCAGTATCATCGGTCAGAACGTCACGAGCGCCTAA
- a CDS encoding methylglyoxal synthase — MTRIALIAHDDEKPEMIDFASEHQSYLQDIEIVTTGTTGKRIEDEVGIDVDRKQSGPLGGDLQIGAEVADDKLDGIIFLRDPLTAQPHEPDISALLRICDVHDTPMATTRKSAEYLLTGVALEDGVELQ, encoded by the coding sequence ATGACTCGGATCGCGTTGATCGCCCACGACGACGAGAAACCAGAGATGATCGACTTCGCGAGCGAGCACCAGTCCTACCTGCAGGACATCGAGATCGTGACGACCGGGACCACCGGCAAGCGAATCGAGGACGAGGTGGGGATCGACGTCGACCGCAAGCAGTCCGGCCCGCTGGGTGGGGACCTCCAGATCGGGGCGGAAGTCGCCGACGATAAACTCGATGGGATCATCTTCCTGCGAGATCCCCTCACGGCACAGCCACACGAGCCGGACATCTCGGCGTTGTTGCGGATCTGTGACGTCCACGACACGCCGATGGCGACGACCAGAAAGTCGGCGGAGTATCTGCTGACGGGCGTCGCGCTGGAGGACGGCGTCGAACTGCAGTGA
- a CDS encoding HalOD1 output domain-containing protein, producing the protein MIVAEVLDSTDLSREDVEPLGEHVDFERLHELLAGDSEADTLTFTVEEIEVTVSADGSVTVSP; encoded by the coding sequence GTGATTGTCGCCGAGGTTCTCGATTCGACCGATCTCTCGCGTGAGGACGTCGAACCGCTGGGCGAGCACGTCGATTTCGAGCGATTGCACGAACTCCTCGCTGGCGATTCCGAGGCGGACACGCTCACGTTTACTGTCGAAGAAATCGAGGTGACAGTTTCTGCCGACGGATCCGTGACTGTCTCGCCCTGA
- a CDS encoding deoxyuridine 5'-triphosphate nucleotidohydrolase, protein MFRSGRFVAEHLEDVQPAQVQPNGVDLTLDAVFEQVSPGRISTDGKTIGDRKEVDAANDVFALEPGGYVVRYADQIRIPEDHVGFLYPRSSLLRNSCMLDTAVWDAGYEGRGEGLLEVHHDIEIERGARIAQLVLARASHDSTYTGSYQGENIHREPE, encoded by the coding sequence ATGTTCCGGAGTGGCCGATTCGTGGCCGAGCACCTCGAAGACGTCCAGCCAGCGCAAGTCCAGCCCAACGGCGTCGACCTGACGCTCGATGCAGTGTTCGAGCAAGTCTCGCCGGGGCGAATCAGTACCGACGGGAAGACCATCGGTGACCGGAAGGAAGTCGACGCAGCGAACGACGTCTTCGCGCTCGAACCGGGTGGATACGTCGTCCGCTACGCTGACCAGATCAGGATTCCCGAAGATCACGTGGGGTTCCTGTATCCTCGGTCGTCGTTGCTGCGAAATTCGTGCATGCTCGATACGGCCGTCTGGGACGCCGGCTACGAGGGCCGCGGTGAGGGATTGCTCGAAGTGCATCACGACATCGAAATCGAAAGAGGGGCTCGAATCGCGCAACTGGTGCTCGCGCGTGCGAGCCACGATAGTACGTACACTGGTTCGTATCAGGGCGAGAACATCCATCGAGAACCGGAGTGA